A single window of Tuberibacillus sp. Marseille-P3662 DNA harbors:
- a CDS encoding FecCD family ABC transporter permease, producing the protein MNKKSNRLPFVYKLILGMLVFIVAFFIAMVFGAADTTVKDVWMALTSHVKTDTVVMLRELRLPREVAAIMVGAGLAVSGAIMQGITRNPLADPGLLGLTAGANAALAFILALMPSANYFTIMVACFVGAAIGTVMVFGIGAMKRGGFSPFRIVLAGAAISAFLEAVAKGIGLYFKISKDISMWTAGGLMGTTWGQLQVITPFIIIGVLVALLLSRQLTILSLNQDLAVGLGQKTTQVKAILFVVIIMLAGASVALVGNIAFFGLMIPHIVRAFVGTDYRLILPMSAILGSAFMLVADTVGRTINAPYETPIAAVVAIMGLPFFLFIVKKGGQAYS; encoded by the coding sequence ATGAACAAGAAGTCAAATCGTCTCCCGTTTGTCTACAAGTTAATATTAGGTATGTTGGTGTTCATAGTTGCATTTTTTATCGCTATGGTCTTTGGAGCGGCTGACACGACGGTGAAAGACGTGTGGATGGCCCTAACATCTCATGTTAAAACCGATACGGTCGTCATGCTCCGTGAACTTCGCTTGCCTCGTGAGGTAGCTGCTATTATGGTTGGGGCTGGACTCGCGGTCTCTGGAGCTATCATGCAGGGAATAACTCGAAATCCGCTTGCCGATCCCGGGTTACTTGGTTTAACAGCTGGTGCTAATGCGGCGCTTGCATTCATACTCGCCCTGATGCCTTCGGCTAATTATTTTACAATTATGGTGGCTTGTTTTGTAGGTGCAGCCATTGGAACGGTCATGGTTTTTGGTATTGGTGCCATGAAAAGGGGCGGATTCTCTCCATTTAGAATTGTTTTAGCAGGTGCAGCGATTTCGGCGTTTCTTGAGGCTGTTGCGAAGGGCATCGGTCTTTATTTTAAAATTTCCAAGGATATTTCGATGTGGACCGCAGGAGGGCTGATGGGAACGACGTGGGGTCAGCTTCAAGTGATTACGCCATTTATTATCATAGGTGTCCTCGTTGCGCTGTTGCTCTCAAGGCAGCTAACTATTCTAAGCTTAAATCAAGATTTAGCCGTTGGTTTAGGACAGAAGACGACGCAAGTAAAAGCGATCTTGTTTGTTGTGATCATTATGCTCGCGGGTGCTTCCGTCGCCCTTGTTGGCAATATAGCGTTCTTCGGGCTGATGATCCCGCATATTGTTCGGGCTTTTGTAGGAACTGACTATCGTTTGATTTTACCGATGTCCGCGATTCTAGGCAGTGCCTTTATGCTTGTCGCTGATACAGTTGGGCGAACGATTAATGCTCCTTATGAAACACCGATAGCGGCAGTTGTAGCGATTATGGGCTTACCTTTCTTCCTATTCATCGTCAAGAAGGGAGGCCAAGCCTACTCATGA
- a CDS encoding iron-hydroxamate ABC transporter substrate-binding protein, translated as MKKLIPFLLLLVLILSACGNQTTEDEGSSKKEDSSAKMVTYQSENGPVKVPKHPQRVVVLSEFAGNVLNLGVNLVGVDQWAKSNPLFKDELKGVEKVSADNLEKIIELNPDLIIGLSKTKNIDQLKKIAPTVTFTYGKLGYLEKHREIGKLLNKEEKANQWIKDFKKRAQAAGKKIRSKIGEDATVSVIEGSGKQLYVFGDNWGRGTEIMYQEMKLNMPQKVKDMTSDKGYHAISPEVLPKYAGDYIIFSKKPDADPSFQKTDVYKNIPAVKNDHVFEIDARKYLNDPITLEYQLDVIKKAFLDK; from the coding sequence ATGAAAAAACTCATTCCGTTCCTCCTCTTGCTAGTGCTAATTCTTAGCGCTTGCGGCAATCAAACAACAGAAGATGAGGGGAGTTCAAAAAAGGAAGATTCATCAGCAAAAATGGTCACTTACCAGTCTGAAAATGGTCCGGTTAAGGTTCCGAAACACCCGCAACGTGTGGTTGTCCTATCCGAATTTGCGGGCAATGTGTTGAATTTGGGCGTTAACCTTGTTGGTGTCGACCAATGGGCCAAATCGAACCCACTTTTTAAGGATGAACTCAAAGGTGTTGAAAAGGTTTCCGCTGATAATCTGGAGAAAATCATTGAGCTTAACCCGGATTTAATTATTGGTTTATCTAAAACAAAGAATATTGATCAATTAAAGAAAATAGCTCCAACCGTCACATTCACATATGGTAAGTTAGGTTATTTAGAGAAGCATCGGGAAATTGGCAAACTCTTAAATAAAGAAGAAAAGGCCAATCAATGGATTAAAGATTTCAAAAAACGTGCGCAAGCAGCGGGTAAAAAGATTCGTTCGAAAATAGGCGAGGATGCAACGGTATCTGTTATTGAAGGCTCCGGCAAGCAGCTGTACGTATTTGGCGACAATTGGGGCCGGGGGACGGAAATCATGTATCAAGAAATGAAACTGAATATGCCCCAAAAAGTCAAAGATATGACATCTGACAAAGGCTATCATGCGATATCACCAGAAGTACTTCCTAAATACGCAGGAGATTACATCATCTTTAGTAAAAAACCGGATGCGGATCCTTCATTCCAAAAAACTGATGTGTACAAAAACATACCTGCTGTTAAAAATGATCATGTATTTGAGATCGATGCAAGAAAATATTTAAATGATCCTATTACATTGGAATATCAATTGGATGTCATCAAGAAAGCATTTCTAGACAAGTAA
- a CDS encoding NAD(P)/FAD-dependent oxidoreductase, whose translation MKQQECFDVTIIGGGPAGLFSAFYSGLREMKTKIIDVQPKLGGKVHLYPEKIIWDVGALTPVPGAKLVDQLVEQGLTFDPEVVLNEKIVAISRNDEGLFVLKAASGQEHVSKTVIAAVGGGILKPQKLQLYGADQFESSNLHYTVQSLKSFEDKNVIISGGGNSAIDWANALEPVARKVYVTCRKDCLSGHESQMTQLMNCSAKCFFNTSMTELVPSQDQKAIDQVRLTHHETGESFDLSVDDVLVNHGFESDVSLFENSDIGLELIDQCLISGNEMSESSVSGLYAAGDVLKHDGKLNLIAGAFQDAANAVNKAKQFVQPDAGASAMVSSHNEVFEERNRELVNQMVE comes from the coding sequence ATGAAACAACAAGAATGTTTTGATGTCACTATTATTGGAGGGGGTCCTGCTGGCCTTTTCTCAGCTTTCTATAGCGGACTTAGGGAGATGAAAACCAAGATCATCGATGTCCAGCCGAAATTGGGAGGAAAGGTTCACCTTTATCCTGAAAAAATTATTTGGGATGTAGGTGCACTGACACCTGTGCCTGGAGCCAAGCTTGTTGACCAGCTGGTAGAACAGGGACTGACGTTTGATCCTGAAGTTGTGTTAAACGAAAAAATTGTCGCCATCTCACGTAATGATGAAGGACTGTTTGTTTTAAAAGCAGCCTCAGGTCAGGAACATGTTTCGAAAACGGTGATTGCAGCGGTTGGCGGCGGGATATTAAAGCCGCAAAAGTTACAGCTATATGGTGCAGATCAGTTTGAATCGTCTAACCTCCATTATACTGTTCAATCTTTAAAGTCGTTTGAGGATAAGAACGTTATTATTTCAGGTGGAGGCAATTCTGCAATTGATTGGGCCAATGCGTTAGAGCCTGTCGCTAGGAAAGTTTATGTAACATGCCGGAAAGATTGCTTATCAGGGCATGAATCACAAATGACGCAATTAATGAACTGTTCAGCTAAGTGCTTTTTTAATACATCCATGACTGAGTTAGTGCCTTCTCAGGATCAAAAGGCCATTGATCAAGTGAGACTGACTCATCATGAGACAGGTGAGTCGTTTGATTTGTCGGTCGATGATGTGTTAGTGAATCACGGTTTTGAATCGGATGTCTCACTCTTTGAAAATAGCGATATCGGTCTTGAGTTAATTGACCAGTGTTTGATCTCAGGAAATGAAATGAGCGAATCCTCCGTTAGCGGGCTTTATGCTGCAGGAGACGTTTTGAAGCATGATGGCAAATTAAACTTGATTGCCGGGGCTTTTCAGGATGCAGCGAACGCTGTTAACAAAGCGAAGCAGTTTGTTCAACCTGATGCAGGTGCCTCTGCCATGGTCTCTTCTCACAATGAAGTTTTTGAGGAACGGAATCGGGAGCTTGTCAATCAAATGGTAGAGTGA
- a CDS encoding FecCD family ABC transporter permease, whose translation MIHPHVIKKQRLLLMMFVALIVITSLISMGMGDASISVDRIIPTIFGYGTFKEAFVLFSIRLPRIIITILAGMALALSGAILQGITRNDLADPGIIGINSGAGVAIAVFFLFVPIEVGSFVYMLPVVAFIGAFITAGLIYVFAYSKRTGLEPVKLVLIGIGFSMALSGTMMVLISFAKREKVNFIANWLAGNIWGTDWPFVLAILPWLVILIPLTLYKANRLNLLGLGETVATGVGVSIEKERITLLLTAVALAAASVSVTGGIAFIGLMAPHIAKALVGPRHQLFVPIAVLIGGWLLLLADTIGRNLVENGIPAGIMTALIGAPYFIYLLLKKT comes from the coding sequence ATGATTCATCCTCATGTTATTAAAAAACAGCGGCTGCTTCTCATGATGTTTGTTGCATTGATTGTGATCACAAGCCTGATTAGTATGGGTATGGGTGACGCATCTATATCCGTTGATCGGATCATACCGACAATCTTTGGTTATGGCACATTTAAAGAAGCGTTTGTGTTATTTTCGATTCGCTTACCGCGCATCATAATCACGATTTTGGCTGGCATGGCTTTAGCCCTTTCAGGAGCGATCTTGCAAGGAATCACCCGGAATGATTTGGCTGATCCCGGCATTATTGGCATTAACTCAGGCGCGGGGGTCGCGATTGCTGTCTTCTTTCTATTTGTCCCTATAGAAGTGGGATCTTTTGTCTATATGCTTCCGGTTGTTGCCTTTATCGGTGCGTTCATCACAGCAGGCCTGATCTACGTGTTTGCTTATAGTAAAAGGACGGGCCTTGAGCCAGTCAAGTTAGTCCTTATTGGTATTGGCTTTTCAATGGCGCTATCAGGGACAATGATGGTTCTCATTTCATTTGCGAAGCGTGAAAAAGTCAATTTTATTGCGAACTGGTTAGCCGGTAACATATGGGGGACGGATTGGCCGTTTGTTTTGGCCATTCTTCCGTGGCTCGTCATTCTCATTCCTTTGACTTTGTATAAAGCGAACCGCTTGAACCTTCTCGGGTTGGGCGAGACGGTTGCGACCGGTGTTGGCGTGTCTATTGAAAAGGAACGCATCACGCTGCTTCTAACGGCCGTTGCTTTAGCTGCTGCTTCTGTCTCTGTGACGGGCGGCATTGCCTTTATCGGTCTTATGGCTCCTCACATAGCCAAAGCGCTTGTCGGCCCAAGACATCAATTGTTTGTGCCGATCGCGGTATTGATTGGCGGCTGGTTGCTGCTTCTCGCTGACACAATAGGACGTAACTTAGTTGAAAATGGGATACCAGCTGGCATCATGACCGCTCTAATCGGTGCTCCTTATTTTATTTATTTGTTATTGAAAAAAACATGA
- a CDS encoding ABC transporter ATP-binding protein: protein MVRLYTKDLKVSYGEHLIVQDLNIDIPDKEITTIIGPNGCGKSTLLKAMTRIISHQSGSIILDGGSISKENTKVLAKKMAILPQMPESATGLTVGELVSYGRFPYQKGFGRLTQKDIDVINWALDVTGTAEFKYDLVDALSGGQRQRVWIAMALCQETDVIFLDEPTTYLDMAHQLEVLELLQQLNEEQGRTIVMVLHDINQAARFADNIVALKDGQIVQSGTCEEVIHHDVLKEVFQIDADIGRDPRTNKPMCITYNLLKGDHRYEKTHSVPPLASANS, encoded by the coding sequence ATGGTTCGGTTGTATACAAAGGATCTCAAAGTGAGTTACGGTGAACACTTGATTGTTCAAGATCTCAATATAGATATTCCTGACAAAGAGATCACCACCATTATCGGTCCAAATGGTTGTGGCAAATCAACCCTCTTAAAAGCGATGACACGAATTATTTCCCATCAGTCCGGGTCGATCATTTTAGATGGCGGCAGCATCTCAAAGGAAAATACGAAAGTCCTTGCAAAGAAAATGGCGATTCTCCCGCAGATGCCGGAAAGTGCAACCGGGCTGACTGTTGGTGAACTTGTGTCTTATGGCCGGTTTCCTTATCAAAAGGGTTTCGGTCGATTAACGCAAAAGGATATTGACGTGATTAACTGGGCGCTTGACGTCACCGGAACCGCAGAATTTAAATATGATCTAGTGGATGCGCTCTCAGGCGGTCAACGTCAGCGTGTCTGGATTGCGATGGCCCTTTGTCAAGAAACCGATGTGATCTTTCTGGACGAACCGACAACATACTTAGATATGGCCCATCAATTGGAAGTCTTAGAACTCTTACAGCAGCTCAATGAAGAGCAGGGTCGAACCATTGTTATGGTGCTTCACGATATTAATCAGGCGGCTCGTTTTGCTGATAACATTGTTGCTCTGAAAGATGGTCAAATCGTTCAATCGGGTACATGTGAAGAGGTCATTCATCATGATGTGCTCAAAGAGGTTTTTCAAATTGATGCGGATATTGGGCGAGATCCCCGGACCAACAAACCGATGTGTATAACATACAACTTATTAAAAGGAGATCATAGATATGAAAAAACTCATTCCGTTCCTCCTCTTGCTAGTGCTAATTCTTAG